Within the Telopea speciosissima isolate NSW1024214 ecotype Mountain lineage chromosome 4, Tspe_v1, whole genome shotgun sequence genome, the region CCATATATACCGTAGAATGTCTCTCTTTTCCGAtttaattcaagagataaagaaggtaatataataaataccatttataactcttgtagttttccgatgtgggactaaagcacttttcccaaaataacaaagtatttatttaatctctcattttattacaatctatctaacagAAAGTTCAACTTGGAGGAAGAATTTGTATTGTCATAAGCTCACCACCAGTAGCAAAAGAGATTTTCAAAGATCTTGACACCATGTTTACCAACCATGATAGGCCAATTGTGGGAGTTGCAGCTACTTATGGTGGTGTTGACAAGCTTTTGCCCCCCATGGTGATCATTGGCGTGTTCTACGCAAAGTATGTGTTAGAGATATGATATAAATCATACAAAGCTTGACAATCTCTATGAACTTCGCCGAAGAGAAGTTCGCAAAATGGTACATGAAACCTATACCAACATTGGTACTTCATTGGATATTGGTGAGTTGATGATGCTTCAGACCACTTTTAGTGTTGTAACAAGTATGTTATGGGGTGACACAATTGAAGGAGAGAACAGGAAGCGTGTTGTGGCTGAGTCTCGACAAGTTATGGCAAAAGTTTCTGAGCTTTTCACTGAAACAAATTTCGCAGATTTCTTTCCGGCGATTGCTCGGTTTGATTTACAATAGATAGAATGCCAGATGAAGAAGGTGTTATCATGGTTTGATATTATATTTGATTCTATTATCGATCTTAGGCTAGAGATGGAGAAAttggaaggagaaggaggtCTATATGAAGAGAGCAAGGATCTTTTGCAGGTCTTACTCAAGCTTAAGGACCCAGCAGACCCAAACAAGCCTTTCAAATGGACTTACCTCAAGGCTATGCTTTTGGTACCTTCTATATCTTTATTACCatatgttttgtttcttttgtttctttctttcttccttttttttttgctttttaatttaTGCTCCAACCCCAATGGTGTAGCTCAGTTGGAAAAGACCAacaggtcatgagttcaactctcatTAAGGCCTACCTatccaaataaaaatttatgGTCCACAACAAATTTAGGGTCCAATTGGCATGATATCCATAGTTGGAAAGCCAGGTTTTATTTGACTTCAGTGAGTCACTTGGGtcgaatcaaaattttgaaagctTGAACAAGAATCCCGCAGACCAGGGTAAAAAATAACAAGACTCAGTCATGAATTGTTTGAGTCAAATAAGTCTAAGTCATTTTATTTGAGTCACTATAAACTAGGTGAGTctaatcattttttaaaatactatcAAACAGGTTCAATACTTTAGAAGGTCACTTATATTATTGAACATGTTTGCAATGGTATAAGATCAAAATTCAATGATATGTGATTctccatttttctatttttatatatttttgtgatttttattaatttatacatatttattatatttaaaaaataaaacattactGGTCCTGACTAGGTTTGACCTGGctgagtcaccaggttttttcTGAAAGGAaagtcgagtcagaaaacctagttttccaactatgcccATTAAACAAGAATTTCAAAGATTCCTGATGCTTTTAATACTTGTTCTCTCTcaacaactaaccttctttctccctatatttATCAGCAACAAATTAGATTTAACtttttaaggggaaaaaaaagatttcatggaagtttttttggcattttttgggTACTGAAGTTATAGAAATAACCATATCATATGCTGTGAAAATTTATTGAATAATGCTCTGACAAGTTATGTTCTAACAGGACATGATATTGGCTGGTACTAAGACAATATCAACTACAATGGAGTGGGCAATGGCAGAATTGATAAAACATCCAGAAATAATGAAGAAAGCCCAAGAAGAACTGAAGGAAGTTGTGGGGATGAACAAAATCATTGAAGAATCCCATTTACCTGATTTGCCTTATTTACGTGCACTGGTTAAGGAAGCCCTACGTTTACACACATCAATCCCTCTTTTGACCCCAAGATGTCCAAGCCAATCATGCATTGTTAAAGGTTATATGGTTCCTAAGGGTTCAATGATCTTTGTGAATGCATGGGCAATACATAGGGATCCTAAGTATTGGAAGAACCCTTTGGAGTTTAGACCTGAGAGATTTTTGGAAATTACTGATGAATTTGAATATAGTGGCAATGATTTTCGCTTTATTCCTTTAGGGTCAGGAAGAAGGGTATGTGTTGGTGTCCCTTTGGCAGAGAGGATGTTACCACATATATTGGGATCACTGTTGCATTCATTTGATTGGAAATTGCCTGATGGGACAAAGCTTGATATGTCAGAGAAGTTTGGTTTAGAACTAAGGTTAACAAAACCTCTCATGGCTGTCCCACTTCAAAGGTTATCTGACCCAAAGCTGTATGATTAGAATTAACTGTATTTTGCTCTCATGCTTCTAAATAAGACAGAATATGATGACTATTGAGGAGTATTATAAAGCATTGTAATTGGATACACTTTAATTTATATAGTTTTCCAAATGAagattaaggttgtgtttggtatgcattctcagaatgTATTCTAGATTTGGAATGGAATGCATTCCAATGGGACGAAAAATAATGGTTCGTTCACGTTCCCATTCTGAATTCCAAGAATGGGCTTTGTTTTGGAATGAATTAAAAAGCCCATTCCACGTTCTTGTTCAGCGAAATGGAATTTTTGCAAGAGAATTTCAATTCAGAGACCTAAATCTCAAGACATTCAATCCATTCCCTTTGATAATCTTCGTTCGGAACTATAGTCTCACCTATCATCTCTCAAACATGAGTTGTAGAACTCATCAATCGCAACTGTAGCTTTCATGAATCTGTGCACCAACTTGTCGATGTTGATGCTGCAATCTTGCACATGAGAGATCATCCGACGGAGCTCCATGAGTGTGACCCAATGGACGCGAATACTACTGATTCCCTTCTGTTGTATGTGGGCTGTCCAGGCCCATTTCGTCAGGCCCACTAATATGGGTGTGAAGTGGGTCATGTGACCATCAATTTTTATATGGAAAAAAATTGTGGGATTTGGAGAAAAACTCagatggagggggggggggtgttggagaaaaataaagagagggtTTCTCTTTCGGAGCTTAATCTTTGGAGTTTTCTTCTCAAGGGTGAAGAAGAACTCAACGAAGGAAGAGAAGCAAAGCTAAGGTCTCTTGAATCTCAACAAGGTTTATCAAGAAAATGGGTTTCTTAAAGATTTACTTCAATCTTTGTCACATCATCAGCCATTGCAAGAGCCAATTGTCTCTACAAGGTTGGGGATTCTCCATAGTCTTTGGGAACGGGTTTTGGTAGTAAAGTTGAAGGTTTTCTATTGAGACTTTGAGAGAGGTAACTTGTATTTTCCCTATTGAttgtatttctcaagctttttGTTAAAAACTTGAGAGACTTTTACAGAAGTTGGTTTAATTGTTCTCCGTGgtttttccctcttcattgGAGGGTTTTCCACCTAAATCTCTTATGTTGTGTGTGTTGCTAATGTAGTGTTTGGTTTTTTGCCTCACTTGgattacatatatattttttcactTGTTTCTTGAGTGCTTATTTGATTTTCACATAACCAAATCAAAAAAGTGGGTTCTAACTCAATATAGTGGTATCGGAGTTTGGTTGATTTCGTTTGTGGTAGTGGTTGTGTCGGAATCAAAATGAAGGGTAGTACTAAAAATACTATGATTAAGCTTCATAGACAAAATCTGATGATCTGGAAATCTAAAATAGAGGATATCCTAAAAATTGTATATACCCATTGAAGGTGATGACGCTAAGCCAAAAGGCATGGCTGAAAAATATTAGTAAATATAAATAGGAAGGCTACTAGAAATATTAGACAATGGTTAAATGATAGTGTATTCCACCATGTGTCTAATGAAACATCTATTAACCACTCTCTTTAGAAGAAGTCGAAGGCTCATTATGAGAGAAAAACTATTGAGAACAAGGCTTTCTTGATTAGAAAGTTGGTGAAGTTGAAATATAAAAATGGTGGTTCCATTATAGGACACCTGAATGAAATACAAAGTATAGTGAACTAGTTGTCTACTATAAAAATGGTATTGGATGATAAACTACAAGCTTTGTTTCTACTTAGCTCTTTACCTGACAGTTGGGAGACTTTGGAGTTAAGTTACCAGTAGTTTGATCAATGAATAAAGCAGAAGAAGTTCAATGGATGTTGGATGAAGAAAAAACAGCTCTTGCTACTTAGCGCTTTACCCGATAGTTGGGAACATGGAGTCAAACTACCAATAGTTTACTCAATGAATAAATCAGAAGAAATTCAGTAGATGTTAATAATATACAAACTCTTGTTACTAAAAATAGGGAGAGAAGCAAAAGTAGAAAACCACAAGGCCGTGACACATCTAAAGGGAAGATCAAAATTTAGAGATAAATTAAAGTTCTACTATTGTGGTAAGGAATGTTACATGAAAAGAAATTGTTGGCgtttgaaagggaaaaagaaagatggtCAAAGGATGATAAAAATTCCACAGTTGTTTTATCTAGTGAAGAAACTATGGTGCTTCCTATTGGAGAAGGACTATGTTTACATGTTGCAAGTCAAGGAATAGAATGGATTGTTGATTGAATCAGGTACTTCCTTCCGTGCCATTCTcaagaaagatttttttttttttttgtcgaaaCGGAGTTTACTGATGAGGATAACCATATGTACAACCTATAGCTTCAGATGAACAAAGTCTTGACAGCAAAGGAATGGAATGTGGCCATTCTGTCCTACACATGATGGACAGTGCCTTCCTAGCCAAGGCATCTGCTAAACAATTTGCAGTCCTCGgaatacaaaagaaagaaataaattggAATGATGACAACAGTTGTCTAATATCCTGCAACACTACTAAGACCTCCAAAGAAGTGAGTCTTAAAGGGTCATTAATCAAATCAACAATCTCCTTGTTATCTATTTTGACTTCCAAGCAAGTGAAGCCCAACTCCAATGCCTGGTAGATAGCACATCTAATTGCAAGACATTTCCCCTTAGAGTAGAGaagcaaaatggtgtggcaTTGAAATCGCTTGAATTAGGCATCCCTCATGGTTTCTAATAACAAAACCCAATCCTCCCTTCGCGAGGTCCTGTGGAAGGGTTGCATCACAATTTACTTTCATGATTCCAAACGGACGTGCCTTCCAACTATCTCACGGAGCATTTGCCAATGGCGTTGATACTACACCATGATTCACGTGTTGAGAGCCACAAGTTGAAAACTCATTGAAGGCCTTTTCTGCTACAAATATAACCTCCTGTGGTGACCACTCCTTGACGTTGAATGCCAAGTCATTTCTTGCATGCCAAAGGTACCAACAGATAAATGAAGCTCTTGAAAGAGATTGATGGGCAAGCTTCTTATCAGATTGAAACAAAGCATCCCATTCCCTCAGCCAGTCAACAATAAGAGGGTCCCTATCTGAGGATGGCGAATAAGAGAGACTGCTTCCAAACAATACTAATTTTGCAAAGTCGCACCCCAAAAGCATGTGGTTTGTACTTTCTTTCTCCGCACCACGCCGCCGACAAGAGTGATCTATTGGAACCTTTCTAGAGTGTAAACCCTCATCAATGGCCAGTCCCATTGCATAGGAACGCCAGATGAAAGATTTAATTTTTGGTAAGGTGTCCATTGCCCAGATCCGCTTTCATGTAGCATCAGGTATATGCTCCTATGCATGCGATCTTGAAAATGAAGCTCTAGAGGCAGAATttatttgagtttcatttgataAAAGATAATATGTAGACTTTACCGTGAAAGAATTTTTTACATCATACAAAATAGGAGATGTTGGCAATGTACAATATGAGTGGGTGATGTGGGCCTAAAAACTAACGTGGGTTGCACCTTGACACTAAATGATTTGCGATATGTACCTAATCTTCGTCTCAATTTAATTTCTGGGCTTGCATTGGACCGACAAGgatatgaaaattattttcGCAATGAAAAATTAGAAACTCACAAAGGGTGCACTTGTTGTTGCAAAAGGATAAAGGCATGTTGTACTCTGTACAAGACTCAAGCAAAGGTTTGCAATAACGACTAGAATGTTGTTGAAAATGATTCCTCTCCAAATTGGCATAAAAGGCTTAACCACATAAGTGAGAAAGGTATGTAGATCTTGGTAAAGAAGGAACTTATCCCATGCACGAAAGGTATATCTTTTGACCCTTGTGGCATTCTCTAGTTGGGCGGCTGGATTTCTAGGACTAAGGTCTGAGTACTTTCAAGCTCCTTCATTACCATTGATGTTTTATTGCAGTCTTAGTTCATCCTGCCTCAAAATctaaagagtattttattttttcgatCTTCTCTATCACATGTTACTTCCTATCTAAATGTCAATCGAACCCAATAACTAACATTACTAGATAGATAACAGATTTAGGTTTGCTCCAGTACAATTTTATGGCTATTGGATTGTCTCCCCAATCAGATATATTTGCCCTTACTGAGTACAATGCGCTACTCTTATCAAGATCATACATTTTAATCTATGATGGTAGTTAGTCCAAATAATATTAAAGCATGTTGGGCGCTTCAATAATTGCTTTTGACAAAATATTTGtggtttttaccaaaaaaaaaaatatttgtggTTGGAGCTATAGATTGTGGATATACAGAGAGTGCATTGGAGGCAGAGGCAAGAGGAATGCTCAAAGGACTTTTTCAAGACTTAAAGAAAATCAGCAGACCAGATTTTGTTCTAGAATTACACTTCAGATAAGCTCTAGGAAGGAGTAGCAACAATGGCAAGATTTAGCAAGAATTTTAACCCAGAATCGGCTCTCAAATCcctaaactaaaataaataaataaaacttagTTCTGATCCGATTTGGATTGGTGATGGTCATATCGGATCGATCACGGCCGCCAAATCAGCTGATTCACTGATCCGATTCTGATCTGAATCAGCCGAGTCACTGATCCGATTCTTCACTCTTGAAACAATAACCACATATGCTTCCCTGTTTCCCATCCCACCGCAACTGACCAGAGAGAGAGTACCAACAAGGTTAGTAGAGGAGTGTCAAGTTGAGTACCAGAAGTTGGTCAACCACATCTGTTCTTGGATTGATAATATTCATTTTCTGAATCTTTACTGAATTAACAGGTATGAATTTAATAAATTTCAATTCAAATCCCACATCCCCAAATTGTTATTGAAAGAACCAAAGTGctaaagaataagaaaagaatgACATTGCCACTTCTCAAAGGAATTCTGTTCAAAAGGAATTCTGTTCATCAGTAATTCTTCCAGATCTCATGTTTATGTAAATTAGAAGAGCTTTGAAACAAATAAGTAGCAACTTAAAAATCCTATTTGTCAAAGAAAGAAGCATCATATTATAAACACAAATTAAACATTCAAGTGTTCCCTGAGTTTTCTTCCTTGCTTCTaaagttctatacttagttccATGAATAAAATCATGCACACAAAGTAGTTTAATTCTTAACAAGCAATtcaaaccaaccaaaaacaaGCATGAGTAACCAATCCCCAAACTCTGTTTTAGTTCACTTTTAATGTATCCAATTGTTCACAGTGGATATTAATAGCATCCCATCAATGAAAGAGCACAAACTCAACTGATCTGATCTAAGCATTCCACAGTTTGGGTAAACTTTCAGGCCCCTCTAAGATATAAACAAACAAATTCTACCATTTAAATTCCCAAAAGGACAGAATATGAAGAAGTAAGAATAGATTATGAGAATTTTGACTACCACCAAAGACTCTCCCTCCTATAAATAATTTCTATCTACATTTCTAAAAGACACTTTCTATCTACTTTGAACAATTATAGGGACGACAAATGGGCTTAAACCAATCTACACATGAGAATTTAATTAGTCTTGACGCATCTGACAATGGTGATCTTTCAATGGAGACCCAAAATTGTAGCAGAAGTTAAAACCACAGCTGCATGTGATATGCGAGCAACCTTCGGATTTCTCCACATAAAAGCGACATTCGGGATACCTCTGCCATTTCCTCTGCTTAGCAAGCTCCATTACCATTAAgtcttccctccctctctcatACTGTTTCAAATTCTGAAACTCTCTGCACTCAATCCCTGAATGCCATGGAGCCTTACATTGTACACAGAACAATCTCTTGCAAATGGGGCACTCTGTGATTGCCTTAATTACGCCCAAATCATCATTCCAAAACAGGGCAGAACAATCTCTAAATGGGCAGTAAAATTTCTGAGCAAGACTCAGAGAGAGCAACATCCCATTTTTCAAACACCTTGGATGCAAGGATTAAACGATATGATTCAAGCTCTAACATTTCTTCACAACTCAACTCTGGGCACTTTATACTCGTTATCTTCTCTTCTAAGTTGGTTATCACATAACCATTAATGCACTCAGAACAGAATACATAGTTGCAACCAATTATGGCAAAGCAGATTTTGCATTGGAAAGTTGTTGCAGGAAGGCTGTGAAGTGCGTCTTGCTTTTTCTGCCTGTTCTTCAAGTAAGAAGCCACATATCCAGCCACTAAGAGAAGCCCAATAGAGATGGTACGGGCTGACACCATAGAGAATGGAAGGATCAAAGAGAAAATCAATCAATGTCAATGGAAATATGGAAGGCTTTTCTACTAATCTGTAGTAGCTGGAATTTATAAAGAGGAAAGTATAAGGAATGACAGAAGCTTAAGGAAGGAAAGCTCCACTTAGCCGCGGTTAATACGGGAATCAGATCCTCTCTAGCGTGCAATCAACAGTTGTGTGTGTCGAGGACAGCACCCTAGCCGTTGGATGCGCTAGAGGGGCTGGCGCGCTGGAGAGCTTCCATTTCCCTGTAATCCGACCCAAattggcccttttttttttttgataaatatcCAGATTTGACAGTTGAGCCAGTTGATCTGATAAGCAACAAGAACAACCCCACTCTTATTTTGCCTTATCCCATGTCTCTGAGAGCAACATGAACAATCCCACTGTGACTCTATTTCCTCCCACCTTCTTCACTATAATAAGAACAACCATCGCCTGAGGAAAATGTAGTAGACACTTAAAACTGGTTTGACCCGTCTGGGTTGtcttggttttggttttggttttggtttatatCCAATCTCACCTGGTTTattattgaaaatttgaatCTAATGAATCTCAGCGGTTGGATAAAGCCCAAAACACGTGGCAGGCCTAGGTTTGTGGTAAGGATGACCGCTCACACCCAGGCC harbors:
- the LOC122660165 gene encoding flavonoid 3'-monooxygenase CYP75B137-like, whose product is MEKLEGEGGLYEESKDLLQVLLKLKDPADPNKPFKWTYLKAMLLDMILAGTKTISTTMEWAMAELIKHPEIMKKAQEELKEVVGMNKIIEESHLPDLPYLRALVKEALRLHTSIPLLTPRCPSQSCIVKGYMVPKGSMIFVNAWAIHRDPKYWKNPLEFRPERFLEITDEFEYSGNDFRFIPLGSGRRVCVGVPLAERMLPHILGSLLHSFDWKLPDGTKLDMSEKFGLELRLTKPLMAVPLQRLSDPKLYD